From a single Raphanus sativus cultivar WK10039 chromosome 3, ASM80110v3, whole genome shotgun sequence genomic region:
- the LOC108846989 gene encoding protein TIFY 9 isoform X4 yields MSRVTTELDFFGLEKKQTNNVPKPKFKKFLDRRRSFRDIQGAISKINPEIIKSLLASGADHADSSTISPSVPSTPKAYHPQIPIYPVQAPLNMPTELVSGTVPMTIFYNGTVSVYQMSPNKADDILKVVMETAPKKDKSIVKDHSIFPSKGQSHSKGFLRSAKRGNTRRSNQWVIDHMV; encoded by the exons ATGTCTAGAGTTACCACAGAGCTCGACTTCTTCGGTCTTGAGAAGAAGCAGACCAACAACGTTCCGAAGCCTAAGTTCAAGAAATTTCTCGACCGTCGTCGCAGTTTCCGAG ATATTCAAGGTGCCATTTCTAAGATCAATCCGGAGATTATCAAATCATTGTTAGCTTCTGGTGCTGACCATGCAGATTCATCGACTATATCTCCTTCGGTTCCGTCTACTCCAAAGGCATATCATCCTCAGATCCCTATCTATCCGGTCCAAGCGCCTCTCAACAT GCCTACGGAACTCGTCTCTGGAACTGTTCCTATGACCATCTTCTACAATGGAACCGTCTCCGTTTACCAAATGTCTCCTAACAAGGCCGATGATATTCTGAAGGTTGTCATGGAAACAGCACCAAAAAAAGACAAATCGATTGTGAAAGATCATTCG ATCTTCCCATCCAAAGGACAAAGTCACTCCAAAGGTTTCTTGAGAAGCGCAAAGAGAG GAAATACACGGAGATCAAACCAATGGGTGATTGATCATATGGTTTAG
- the LOC108846989 gene encoding protein TIFY 9 isoform X5, with amino-acid sequence MSRVTTELDFFGLEKKQTNNVPKPKFKKFLDRRRSFRDIQGAISKINPEIIKSLLASGADHADSSTISPSVPSTPKAYHPQIPIYPVQAPLNMPTELVSGTVPMTIFYNGTVSVYQMSPNKADDILKVVMETAPKKDKSIVKDHSIFPSKGQSHSKGFLRSAKRD; translated from the exons ATGTCTAGAGTTACCACAGAGCTCGACTTCTTCGGTCTTGAGAAGAAGCAGACCAACAACGTTCCGAAGCCTAAGTTCAAGAAATTTCTCGACCGTCGTCGCAGTTTCCGAG ATATTCAAGGTGCCATTTCTAAGATCAATCCGGAGATTATCAAATCATTGTTAGCTTCTGGTGCTGACCATGCAGATTCATCGACTATATCTCCTTCGGTTCCGTCTACTCCAAAGGCATATCATCCTCAGATCCCTATCTATCCGGTCCAAGCGCCTCTCAACAT GCCTACGGAACTCGTCTCTGGAACTGTTCCTATGACCATCTTCTACAATGGAACCGTCTCCGTTTACCAAATGTCTCCTAACAAGGCCGATGATATTCTGAAGGTTGTCATGGAAACAGCACCAAAAAAAGACAAATCGATTGTGAAAGATCATTCG ATCTTCCCATCCAAAGGACAAAGTCACTCCAAAGGTTTCTTGAGAAGCGCAAAGAGAG ATTAG
- the LOC108846989 gene encoding protein TIFY 9 isoform X1 — translation MSRVTTELDFFGLEKKQTNNVPKPKFKKFLDRRRSFRDIQGAISKINPEIIKSLLASGADHADSSTISPSVPSTPKAYHPQIPIYPVQAPLNMPTELVSGTVPMTIFYNGTVSVYQMSPNKADDILKVVMETAPKKDKSIVKDHSVIPPTTIRTKLFGQNLEGDLPIQRTKSLQRFLEKRKERLVSTSPYFPTSA, via the exons ATGTCTAGAGTTACCACAGAGCTCGACTTCTTCGGTCTTGAGAAGAAGCAGACCAACAACGTTCCGAAGCCTAAGTTCAAGAAATTTCTCGACCGTCGTCGCAGTTTCCGAG ATATTCAAGGTGCCATTTCTAAGATCAATCCGGAGATTATCAAATCATTGTTAGCTTCTGGTGCTGACCATGCAGATTCATCGACTATATCTCCTTCGGTTCCGTCTACTCCAAAGGCATATCATCCTCAGATCCCTATCTATCCGGTCCAAGCGCCTCTCAACAT GCCTACGGAACTCGTCTCTGGAACTGTTCCTATGACCATCTTCTACAATGGAACCGTCTCCGTTTACCAAATGTCTCCTAACAAGGCCGATGATATTCTGAAGGTTGTCATGGAAACAGCACCAAAAAAAGACAAATCGATTGTGAAAGATCATTCGGTAATTCCTCCGACCACCATAAGGACAAAGCTCTTTGGCCAGAATCTAGAAGGAG ATCTTCCCATCCAAAGGACAAAGTCACTCCAAAGGTTTCTTGAGAAGCGCAAAGAGAG ATTAGTATCAACATCTCCTTACTTCCCGACATCAGCCTAA
- the LOC108846307 gene encoding uncharacterized protein LOC108846307: MVPDAESSTALLLSCGFSSSFDFMRLLQRAHHFSAVSEDDDNEDIRLGSDHHVKDKHHQVCRRDCTFMADQEEPRSTTSRLSSKEYDDNNNNDNANNEAEDHEMRQEGWLRLSTGHEDDVKPNLDHRQQHQTDPTDRGDSFLELNLFSGGSNRDEGVGLPSMPSLFHHQHQPRGMINPLMFPTRSDQEMIGSWAAAFRTPFVPQNLVQPSSSSSSSASLMMPLVGPYFGRSNFQQQLIGNNNNNPDVVAGPSSSFRVVDPPRRPHSGVWFLLQASQNQTREPFLPQIPKSYLRIKDGKMTIRLLKKYLVNKLRLEHESQVEIRCRGQELEQVLTLQHVRDAIWRGSRENSSTISQNLTLLPNSSTSDHLMVLHYGRSTHS; encoded by the exons ATGGTTCCTGATGCTGAATCCTCCACAGCTCTTCTTCTCTCATGTGGGTTTTCTAGTAGTTTCGATTTTATGAGGTTATTACAAAGGGCTCATCACTTCTCTGCCGTCTCAGAGGACGACGACAACGAAGACATTCGCTTAGGATCTGATCATCACGTAAAAGATAAACATCACCAAGTTTGTAGGAGAGATTGTACTTTCATGGCCGATCAAGAAGAGCCGAGGAGTACTACTTCTAGGTTAAGCTCCAAGGAATACGACGACAACAACAATAATGATAACGCCAACAATGAAGCCGAAGATCATGAGATGAGACAAGAAGGCTGGCTCCGGTTAAGCACAGGCCACGAGGATGATGTTAAACCAAATCTTGACCATCGGCAACAACATCAAACCGATCCAACGGATAGGGGAGACTCTTTTCTAGAGCTTAACCTTTTCTCTGGCGGTTCAAATAGAGATGAAGGAGTTGGTCTACCATCAATGCCATCCCTCTTTCATCATCAGCATCAGCCAAGAGGGATGATTAATCCATTGATGTTCCCTACCAGGTCTGATCAGGAGATGATTGGTTCTTGGGCGGCTGCCTTTAGAACACCTTTTGTTCCACAAAACTTAGTgcaaccatcatcatcatcatcatcatctgcttCTTTGATGATGCCATTGGTAGGACCCTACTTTGGCCGCTCCAATTTTCAACAGCAGTTAATAgggaataataataataatccgGATGTTGTGGCTGGTCCAAGCTCGAGTTTTCGAGTCGTTGATCCTCCTAGACGACCCCATTCCGGCGTTTGGTTCCTCCTTCAAGCTTCTCAAAACCA GACAAGAGAACCATTCTTGCCTCAGATACCAAAGAGCTACTTGAGAATCAA GGACGGGAAGATGACTATTCGACTACTGAAAAAATATTTGGTGAATAAGTTGCGATTGGAGCACGAATCCCAG GTAGAGATAAGATGCAGAGGGCAAGAACTGGAGCAAGTGTTGACACTACAACACGTGAGAGATGCAATATGGAGAGGAAGCAGAGAAAATTCTTCTACTATTTCACAAAACCTTACTTTGCTTCCAAATTCATCTACCTCTGATCATCTCATGGTCCTCCATTATGGAAGGAGTACTCATTCTTAA
- the LOC108835278 gene encoding ADP-ribosylation factor GTPase-activating protein AGD3, producing the protein MHFSKLDDSPMFRKQLQSVEESAEILRERSLKFYKGCRKYTEGLGEAYDGDIAFASALETFGGGHNDPISVAFGGPVMTKFTIALREIGTYKEVLRSQVEHILNDRLLQFANMDLHEVKEARKRFDKTSLTYDQAREKFLSLRKGTRSDVAAALEQELHTSRSMFEQARFNLVTTLSNVEAKKRFEFLEAVSGTMDAHLRYFKQGYELLHQMEPYINQVLTYAQQSRERSNYEQAALNEKMQEYKRQVDRESRFGSNGSNGSPNGDGIQAIGRSSHKMIDAVMQSAARGKVQTIRQGYLSKRSSNLRGDWKRRFFVLDSRGMLYYYRKQCSKPSGASSQLSGQRNSSELGSGLLSRWLSSNNHGGVHDEKSVARHTVNLLTSTIKVDADQSDLRFCFRIISPSKNYTLQAESALDQMDWIEKITGVIASLLSSQVPERCLPGSPMGSGHHRSASESSSYESSEYDIPNTDEFVCERSFLGYNERPSRNIQPQRSIRKGEKPIDVLRKVFGNDKCADCGAPEPDWASLNLGVLVCIECSGVHRNLGVHISKVRSLTLDVKVWEPSVITLFQALGNTFANTVWEELLHSRSAFHVEPGLTGSDKSRVMVTGKPSYADMISIKEKYIQAKYAEKLFVRRSRDFDFPQTVAQQMWDAVSGNDKKAVYRLIVNGEADVNSVYDDQSSSSSSLTLSRVMLIPEKPPTREEVLLRLRNELLDRTSSGCSSSIPPEETGGCSLLHCACEKADIGMVELLLQYGANVNAKDSSGQTPLHYCILRGKAVVARLLLTRGADPEAVNREGKTALDIAAESKFTDSEVLALLTEAANSYNHRQ; encoded by the exons ATGCATTTCAGCAAGCTTGATGACTCTCCCATGTTCCGCAAACAG TTACAAAGCGTGGAGGAGAGTGCAGAAATATTGAGGGAAAGAAGTCTCAAGTTTTACAAAGGATGCCGTAAATACAC cgAAGGGTTAGGCGAGGCGTATGATGGAGACATTGCTTTTGCTAGTGCACTTGAGACATTTGGTGGAGGCCATAACGATCCTATTAGTGTGGCCTTTGGAG GACCTGTAATGACGAAATTTACAATTGCGTTGAGGGAGATTGGGACTTATAAGGAAGTTCTTCGCTCACAG GTGGAACATATACTGAATGATAGATTACTTCAATTTGCCAATATGGACTTGCATGAGGTTAAG GAAGCTCGGAAGCGCTTTGACAAGACTAGCCTTACCTATGATCAG GCCCGTGAGAAGTTTCTTTCGTTGAGGAAAGGTACAAGAAGTGACGTTGCTGCTGCTTTAGAACAG GAACTTCACACTTCGAGGTCTATGTTTGAGCAAGCTCGGTTCAACCTT GTGACTACTCTTTCAAATGTTGAAGCTAAGAAAAGGTTTGAATTCTTGGAAGCAGTCAGCGGAACTATGGATGCACACCTTCGGTACTTCAAACAG GGTTACGAATTACTGCATCAGATGGAACCATATATCAATCAG GTCTTGACCTATGCACAACAGTCCAGAGAGAGATCAAACTATGAACAAGCAGCACTTAATGAAAAGATGCAGGAGTATAAAAGACAGGTTGATAGAGAGAGCAGGTTTGGTTCAAACGGTTCTAATGGATCCCCAAATGGAGATGGCATACAAGCGATTGGTAGAAGCTCTCACAAAATGATAGACGCTGTAATGCAATCTGCTGCAAGGGGAAAG GTGCAAACAATTCGGCAAGGTTATCTCTCTAAACGGTCTTCAAACCTGAGAGGAGACTGGAAAAGACGGTTTTTTGTTCTTGACAGCCGAGGAATGCTGTATTATTACAGAAAGCAATGTAGCAAACCATCT GGTGCTAGCAGCCAGCTCTCTGGACAGAGAAACAGCTCAGAGCTTGGGTCTGGACTTCTTAGTAGGTGGCTTTCTTCGAATAATCATGGTGGAGTACATGATGAGAAGTCTGTAGCTCGTCATACAGTGAACTTGCTTACTTCAACTATCAAAGTCGACGCTGATCAGTCAGATCTGAGGTTTTGCTTTAGGATCATTTCACCTTCAAAAAACTACACATTGCAG GCTGAGAGTGCACTAGATCAAATGGATTGGATAGAAAAGATCACTGGGGTTATTGCATCACTACTTAGCTCTCAGGTCCCTGAACGG TGTCTTCCTGGTAGTCCCATGGGAAGTGGTCACCATCGGTCCGCCAGTGAAAGTAGCTCATATGAAAGTTCTGAATATGACATTCCTAACACTGATGAGTTTGTATGTGAGAGGAGCTTTCTTGGGTACAATGAAAGACCATCAAGAAACATCCAGCCGCAACGGTCCATTAGAAAGGGTGAGAAGCCCATTGACGTTCTGCGGAAAGTCTTTGGGAATGACAAATGTGCAGATTGTGGAGCTCCAGAACCAGACTGGGCTTCTTTAAATCTAGGGGTTCTTGTCTGTATTGAGTGTTCTGGTGTTCACCGAAATCTTGGTGTGCATATATCTAAG GTTAGGTCACTTACGCTTGATGTGAAAGTATGGGAGCCTTCTGTTATAACTTTGTTCCAAGCTCTTGGGAATACATTTGCAAACACAGTGTGGGAGGAACTGCTTCATTCAAGGAGCGCCTTCCACGTTGAACCAGGCTTAACAGG GTCTGATAAATCAAGGGTCATGGTCACTGGAAAACCAAGCTATGCTGATATGATATCTATTAAGGAGAAGTATATACAAGCTAAG TATGCTGAGAAGCTATTTGTTCGGAGATCAAGAGACTTTGATTTCCCACAAACCGTTGCACAACAGATGTGGGATGCAGTGAGTGGTAACGATAAGAAGGCAGTTTACAGGCTTATTGTCAACGGTGAAGCGGATGTGAACTCTGTGTATGATGACCAATCATCTTCCAGCTCTTCGTTAACACTCTCAAGAGTAATGTTAATACCAGAGAAGCCACCAACGCGTGAGGAAGTGCTACTCAGATTAAGAAATGAGTTACTCGATAGAACCTCCTCAGGCTGTTCTTCAAGTATACCTCCTGAGGAAACTGGAGGTTGCTCTCTGCTTCACTGTGCCTGTGAGAAGGCAGACATTGGGATGGTGGAGCTTTTGCTTCAGTACGGTGCAAATGTAAACGCTAAAGATTCAAGTGGTCAAACGCCGCTGCACTATTGTATTCTCAGAGGCAAAGCGGTAGTAGCAAGACTGCTTCTCACGAG GGGAGCAGACCCGGAAGCCGTTAATAGGGAAGGCAAAACCGCTCTTGACATTGCTGCAGAGTCGAAATTTACTGATTCAGAAGTCTTGGCTCTCCTTACAGAAGCTGCAAACAGTTACAACCACAGACAGTGA
- the LOC108846989 gene encoding protein TIFY 9 isoform X3 → MSRVTTELDFFGLEKKQTNNVPKPKFKKFLDRRRSFRDIQGAISKINPEIIKSLLASGADHADSSTISPSVPSTPKAYHPQIPIYPVQAPLNMPTELVSGTVPMTIFYNGTVSVYQMSPNKADDILKVVMETAPKKDKSIVKDHSVIPPTTIRTKLFGQNLEGDLPIQRTKSLQRFLEKRKER, encoded by the exons ATGTCTAGAGTTACCACAGAGCTCGACTTCTTCGGTCTTGAGAAGAAGCAGACCAACAACGTTCCGAAGCCTAAGTTCAAGAAATTTCTCGACCGTCGTCGCAGTTTCCGAG ATATTCAAGGTGCCATTTCTAAGATCAATCCGGAGATTATCAAATCATTGTTAGCTTCTGGTGCTGACCATGCAGATTCATCGACTATATCTCCTTCGGTTCCGTCTACTCCAAAGGCATATCATCCTCAGATCCCTATCTATCCGGTCCAAGCGCCTCTCAACAT GCCTACGGAACTCGTCTCTGGAACTGTTCCTATGACCATCTTCTACAATGGAACCGTCTCCGTTTACCAAATGTCTCCTAACAAGGCCGATGATATTCTGAAGGTTGTCATGGAAACAGCACCAAAAAAAGACAAATCGATTGTGAAAGATCATTCGGTAATTCCTCCGACCACCATAAGGACAAAGCTCTTTGGCCAGAATCTAGAAGGAG ATCTTCCCATCCAAAGGACAAAGTCACTCCAAAGGTTTCTTGAGAAGCGCAAAGAGAGGTAA
- the LOC108845627 gene encoding inactive leucine-rich repeat receptor-like protein kinase CORYNE translates to MSRHRNLMSLRGYVRESHEFSLVYDYMPNGSLEYVMTKVRAIKLELGWEVRLKVAVGIVQGLQYLHFSCDHQVLHYNLKPTNVMLDSEFEPSLADCGLAKIMPTSHTGVSCYSAPESSQSNSFGMILGVLLTGRDPTQPFCVDGASGSSLGQWLKHLQQSGEAREALDESILGEEVEEDKMLMALRIAIICLTDFPADRPSSDELVHMLTQLHSF, encoded by the exons ATGTCAAGGCATAGGAACCTTATGAGTTTGAGAGGTTATGTTCGTGAATCCCATGAGTTCTCTCTAGTTTATGATTACATGCCGAATGGTAGTCTTGAATATGTGATGACTAAGGTTAGAGCTATAAAACTAGAGCTTGGATGGGAAGTTAGGCTAAAAGTTGCTGTTGGAATCGTTCAAGGGCTTCAGTATCTCCATTTCAGCTGTGATCATCAGGTTCTTCATTATAACTTGAAACCTACAAATGTGATGTTGGATTCTGAGTTTGAGCCAAGTCTTGCTGATTGCGGATTGGCCAAGATCATGCCTACTTCACACACAGGAGTGTCTTGCTACTCTGCTCCCGAGTCTTCTCAAAGTAACAG CTTTGGGATGATCTTGGGTGTTCTGTTAACCGGAAGAGACCCTACACAACCTTTTTGTGTAGATGGTGCAAGTGGTAGCAGCTTAGGACAGTGGCTAAAGCATTTGCAGCAGTCCGGGGAAGCACGAGAAGCATTAGATGAGAGTATTCTTGGAGAGGAAGTGGAGGAAGACAAGATGTTAATGGCGTTACGTATCGCCATCATCTGCCTTACTGACTTTCCAGCAGACCGGCCTTCTAGCGATGAGCTTGTCCACATGCTTACACAACTGCACAGCTTTTAG
- the LOC108846989 gene encoding protein TIFY 9 isoform X2: MSRVTTELDFFGLEKKQTNNVPKPKFKKFLDRRRSFRDIQGAISKINPEIIKSLLASGADHADSSTISPSVPSTPKAYHPQIPIYPVQAPLNMPTELVSGTVPMTIFYNGTVSVYQMSPNKADDILKVVMETAPKKDKSIVKDHSVIPPTTIRTKLFGQNLEGDLPIQRTKSLQRFLEKRKERKYTEIKPMGD, from the exons ATGTCTAGAGTTACCACAGAGCTCGACTTCTTCGGTCTTGAGAAGAAGCAGACCAACAACGTTCCGAAGCCTAAGTTCAAGAAATTTCTCGACCGTCGTCGCAGTTTCCGAG ATATTCAAGGTGCCATTTCTAAGATCAATCCGGAGATTATCAAATCATTGTTAGCTTCTGGTGCTGACCATGCAGATTCATCGACTATATCTCCTTCGGTTCCGTCTACTCCAAAGGCATATCATCCTCAGATCCCTATCTATCCGGTCCAAGCGCCTCTCAACAT GCCTACGGAACTCGTCTCTGGAACTGTTCCTATGACCATCTTCTACAATGGAACCGTCTCCGTTTACCAAATGTCTCCTAACAAGGCCGATGATATTCTGAAGGTTGTCATGGAAACAGCACCAAAAAAAGACAAATCGATTGTGAAAGATCATTCGGTAATTCCTCCGACCACCATAAGGACAAAGCTCTTTGGCCAGAATCTAGAAGGAG ATCTTCCCATCCAAAGGACAAAGTCACTCCAAAGGTTTCTTGAGAAGCGCAAAGAGAG GAAATACACGGAGATCAAACCAATGGGTGATTGA